The following are encoded together in the Salvelinus alpinus chromosome 37, SLU_Salpinus.1, whole genome shotgun sequence genome:
- the LOC139565844 gene encoding islet amyloid polypeptide, protein MYHLKLPVFLLVPLVLLRCVATAPSNRYFTSSSEQESALPDREGWLVPGIVSNPFLGLISARLQRGLTSVNSHHIEKRKCNTATCVTQRLADFLTRSSNTIGTVYAPTNVGSSTYGKRDLRRPPSYLPL, encoded by the exons ATGTATCACCTGAAGCTGCCGGTGTTCCTTCTCGTGCCTCTGGTGCTGCTGCGCTGTGTCGCCACCGCCCCTAGCAACAG GTACTTCACCTCATCTAGTGAGCAGGAAAGCGCGCTCCCGGACAGAGAAGGCTGGCTCGTGCCCGGGATCGTCTCCAACCCCTTTCTCGGCCTCATTTCCGCGCGgctacagagagggctcacatcTGTCAACAG CCACCACATAGAGAAAAGGAAGTGCAACACAGCTACCTGTGTGACCCAGCGACTGGCCGACTTCCTGACCCGCTCCAGCAACACCATCGGCACGGTGTACGCCCCCACCAACGTAGGCTCCAGCACCTACGGGAAACGGGATCTACGGCGGCCTCCCAGCTATCTGCCTCTCTAG